Sequence from the Lepidochelys kempii isolate rLepKem1 chromosome 7, rLepKem1.hap2, whole genome shotgun sequence genome:
acacagaatagtgctcactttataatttttattataaatatttgcactgtaaaaataaaaaatatttttcaattcacttaatacaattactgtagtgcaatctttttatcatgaaagttgaacttacaaatgtagagttatgtacaaaaaataactgcattaaaaaataaaactatgtaaaactttagagcctacaagtccgctcagtcctatttcttgttcagccaatcgctcaggcagacaagtttgtttacatttataggagataatactgcctgcttcttgtttccaATGTCAcccaaaagtgagaacaggcattcgcgtggcactgttgtagccaacATTGCctgatgcgctaaagattcatatgtcccttcatgcatcaaccaccattccagaggacatgagtccatgctgaacatgggttctgctcaataatgatccaaagccaTACAGACCAAAgcatgttcgttttcatcatctgagtcagatgccgcgagcaggaggttgattttcttttttgtggtttgggttctgtagtttctgcatcggagtgttgctcttttaagacttctgaaagcttgctctcagattttggaagacacttcagttTCTTAAACTGTGGgccaagtgctgtagctatctttagaactctcacattggtaccttctttgcattttgtcaaatctgcagtgaaagtgttcttaaaacaaacaacatatgctgggtcatcatctgagactgctatagcATGAAATGTATGggagaatgtgggtaaaacacagagcaggagacatacaattctcccctaaggagttcagtcacaaatgtaattaacgcattattttttgaACGCTTggaagcgtgtcctctggaatagttgacgaagcatgaaggggcatacgaatgtttagcatatctggcatgtggCTGGCTACAAAAATaccatgtgaacatctgttctcactttctggtgacattgtaaataagaagtgggcagcattatctcctgtaaatgtaaacaaacctgtttctccttagtgactggctgaacaagaagtaggactgagtggacttgtaggctctaaagttttacattgttttgtttttgagtgcagttatgtaacaaaacaaaatctacatttgtaagttgtgctttcatgataaagagatcccACTACAGTACTAGTAtgcagtgaattgaaaaatactatttcttttatcatttttacagtgcaaatattcgtAATAAAAAtgtgagcacagtacactttgtattctgtatttgtgttgtatttgaaaaatgtagaaaaacatcccaaatatttaataaatttcaattagtattccattgtttaacagtgcgattaaaactgcgattaatttttttagttaatcccatgagttaactgcgatttaattgacagccctagctgTTAGAATGGTATGTACGTTATGATAAACTATATTATAGTTATCTTTAGACCTGTAGATAGAAGGGAATTGAAAATAAACtgctaaatatttttcttttgtagatCTATGTTCACTAGCGGCCTTACAGAAAGTACCCAGAAAGAAGTTCGTATAGTTGGTGTTGAAGCAGAGTCAATGCATTTAGTATTGAACTATGCATATACCTCCAGAGTAATGCTGACAGAGGCCAATGTCCAAGCTTTGTTCACTGCAGCTAGTATCTTCCAGATCCCTTCCATACAGGACCAGTGTGCTAAATATATGATCAGTCATTTGGACCCACAAAACTCTATTGGGGTGTTTATCTTTGCTGATCACTATGGTCATCAGGAACTCAAAGACAGATCACAAGACTACATTCGTAAAAAGTTTCTGAGTGTCACCAAAGAGCAAGAGTTTCTCCAGTTGAGAAAAGACCAACTCATAAGTATACTGGACAGTGATGACTTAAACGTAGACAAAGAAGAGCATGTTTACGACAGCGTTATAAGGTGGTTTGAACATGAACAAAATAAAAGAGAAGTGCACCTTCCAGAAATATTTGCCAAATGCATCCGCATGCCTCTGTTGGAAGAAACATTTTTAGAGAGAATCCCTCCCATGTTTGCACAGGCTATAGCCAAAAGCTGTGTACAAAAGGGACAACCTAGTGCCAATGGCTATACACAACGGCTTGGAATGACTGCTTCTGAAATGATCATGTGCTTTGATGCTGCCCACAAACACTCAGGAAAGAAGCAAACAGTGCCTTGTTTAGATTCAGTCACAGGGAGAGTGTTTAAACTATGCAAACCACCAAACGATTTGAGGGAAGTTGGAATTCTTGTATCACCTGATAATGATATTTACATTGCAGGAGGCTACAGGCCAAGCAGCAGTGAGGTCTCCATAGACCACAGAGCAGAGAGTGACTTTTGGATGTATGATCACTCTGGCAATAGATGGCTACCTAAAGCTCCTTTGCTACGAGCCAGAATAGGCTGCAAACTGGTTCATTGCTGTGGTAAACTGTATGCAATAGGTGGTCGCGTTTATGAAGGAGATGGTCGAAATTCACTAAAATCTGTGGAGTGTTACGACAGCAGAGAGAACTGTTGGACAGCTGTCTGTCCAATGCCTGTAGCAATGGAATTTCATAGTGCTGTGGAATATAAAGAGCACATCTATGTTTTACAGGGTAAGGTACATTAACTGTGTAAGCAATCTTGTTTTATCAGTAGGGAAGGGAGTTGTCTAGTTCCAGTGCTTCTACTCCTTTGAACTTCCTAAATTGCTCACTTCCTGCAGATTTTAAGAGTGCCAGAGGAGTAGGGAACCGAGaaaatgggagtgggggagaacaGAGGGGAGATGAGAGAGGTAGTGGAGAATGGAAACATGACATTTCTCCTCAAAGTGGGGGCAGCAATTCCACCTCTTGTACACTTTAAGAAGCTCATTGTGAGGGGGAAACTTATCCTCCTTTTGCCTCCACATCCCATGTAATCTGTAGGCTTATTGGGGGCTTTTACAACCTCTCCTCACTTCCTGAGAGGATTAGTAAGCTcagtacagctggtcagaaaactttCATCCATTGGGGAAGAAAATCCAGTTTTTGACCACCTCTGGCAATGAGCCTCCTATTTTAGCACAAGGTTATACAAGATGGAGGAGATTAAATAGACTTTATGAAATTGTGATTGTTTACAAACATTAGGGATGTGTTGTCTAAAATGGAGTCTACACGTAAGCCCAAGGAGCAAGAGATTTTACAGTGAAGGGGAAATGCTGAAGAACTTGACAGAGTTTACCAGTAGGATGTGCAGCAGTCTGTTCTGAGATCCTGAATTCATTATAGTGACGTCAACTACTGTGCCATAATTAAAGGCCTCAGTTATTTTGTTATTAAACCATTACCAATGGAATTATATCACTCTGCTGTAAGAATATATGCAGACCTAATTGTAACATacttcatagaaatgtaggactggtaGGGACCTTAataggtcgtctagtccagtcccctgcactgaggcaggactaagtattatgttgACAAAATAAGTgtttgtttgtctaacctgttcttaaaaacctccaatgaggaAGTTTCTACAATcttcctaggtaatttgttccagtgcttaactacctttatttcctaatgtctaacctaaatctcctttgctgcaatttaagcccattgcttcttgtcctctcctcagtggttaagaagaacaCTTCCTCACTTTCCTCTtttttgtaacaaccttttacgtacttgaagactgttatgtcccccctctgacttctcttctccagactaaacaaacccagtttcttcaatctttccttgttggtcatgttttctagaccttttaatcatttttgttgctctcctgtggactttctccaatttgtccacagctttgctgaagtgtggtgcccagaactggacacagccaAGAACTGGCTTTGTAGAATTTGAGATGATTATTTGAGTGGGAGGCCCAAGATCTGCAGAGAAATCCCACACATCTCTTTAAGCACCTGTAGAGGCTCAGGGCTCAATATGTCAGTCCTGGACCTTCTGTTGGCTACTTTTCCTGACAGGCTCCCCTCTCTGATCTTGCCAGTCTTTGTGAAGGGGAAACTACAAAAGATGCTGACAGTTCAGCATTACTTCCAGAGGGAGAAGAAACCAATGTAGGTTTGCAAAGAGGCAATATTGCAAATCAGTGCCATGATTCCCTCCCAGCTGCACACCACAGTTGCACTGAGTGGGATTGATAGGATTCCGTGGGATCTGGAGAGAATTCTACAGAGtggttgctttttctttttattgttccTGGACTAAGTGAGCAGGGAGAGCCAAATTTTGTTAGTGAAAACCATGTGGTAGTATGTCAGTCTGGAGTTTCAGCTAGAATTCTGAGTTTACCAACTTTTTATTTGGGTTTAAGTCAAATGACCCTTAGGGTGTGTCTTATTGAAAAGGAATGCTAGGGGTAGATTTGGTGCAATGCATAGAATGTTGTTCATCCGTTAACATTTTGTTTCAGCCTGCTGCTTAAAAATCTACATTCCTCTTCTTAAAAGCTTTTTACAGAAAGTATGTCCCATTTAACTATTTTTCTGAAATAACTAATTGGTAGAAAACTTACAGAATTTTTTTAGTGAAATATGAGAGTATCTTCCAAGTGGGAACTTCAGAATAAGAGTATTATTGTTCACATCTTACCAGATGCATGAGAATGCACCTATGCGACTTTTGCTTTTGGATGGTTCTATGGGTTAACTGGATGCTTACACAAATAAAGAAGCTAATCCATTGTGCTACCCAGCCCCCAGTTACATACAGTATAACtgttgtgcagggaaagcctctggt
This genomic interval carries:
- the KBTBD8 gene encoding kelch repeat and BTB domain-containing protein 8 isoform X2, which translates into the protein MAALGVSSGMDPFHACSILQQLKTMYDEGQLTDIVVEVDHGKTFSCHRNVLAAISPYFRSMFTSGLTESTQKEVRIVGVEAESMHLVLNYAYTSRVMLTEANVQALFTAASIFQIPSIQDQCAKYMISHLDPQNSIGVFIFADHYGHQELKDRSQDYIRKKFLSVTKEQEFLQLRKDQLISILDSDDLNVDKEEHVYDSVIRWFEHEQNKREVHLPEIFAKCIRMPLLEETFLERIPPMFAQAIAKSCVQKGQPSANGYTQRLGMTASEMIMCFDAAHKHSGKKQTVPCLDSVTGRVFKLCKPPNDLREVGILVSPDNDIYIAGGYRPSSSEVSIDHRAESDFWMYDHSGNRWLPKAPLLRARIGCKLVHCCGKLYAIGGRVYEGDGRNSLKSVECYDSRENCWTAVCPMPVAMEFHSAVEYKEHIYVLQGEFFLCYDPQKDYWGFLTPMTVPRIQGLAAVYNDSIYYIAGTCGNHQRMFTVEAYDIELNKWTRKKDFPCDQSINPYIKLVLFKNKLHLFVRATQVTVEEHVFRTSRKNSLYQYDEVTDQWQKVYETPDRLWDLGRHFECAVAKLYPQCLQKVI
- the KBTBD8 gene encoding kelch repeat and BTB domain-containing protein 8 isoform X1 → MAALGELSKFSQTLNGIPSSNTVSSGMDPFHACSILQQLKTMYDEGQLTDIVVEVDHGKTFSCHRNVLAAISPYFRSMFTSGLTESTQKEVRIVGVEAESMHLVLNYAYTSRVMLTEANVQALFTAASIFQIPSIQDQCAKYMISHLDPQNSIGVFIFADHYGHQELKDRSQDYIRKKFLSVTKEQEFLQLRKDQLISILDSDDLNVDKEEHVYDSVIRWFEHEQNKREVHLPEIFAKCIRMPLLEETFLERIPPMFAQAIAKSCVQKGQPSANGYTQRLGMTASEMIMCFDAAHKHSGKKQTVPCLDSVTGRVFKLCKPPNDLREVGILVSPDNDIYIAGGYRPSSSEVSIDHRAESDFWMYDHSGNRWLPKAPLLRARIGCKLVHCCGKLYAIGGRVYEGDGRNSLKSVECYDSRENCWTAVCPMPVAMEFHSAVEYKEHIYVLQGEFFLCYDPQKDYWGFLTPMTVPRIQGLAAVYNDSIYYIAGTCGNHQRMFTVEAYDIELNKWTRKKDFPCDQSINPYIKLVLFKNKLHLFVRATQVTVEEHVFRTSRKNSLYQYDEVTDQWQKVYETPDRLWDLGRHFECAVAKLYPQCLQKVI